The following are encoded together in the Pedobacter sp. D749 genome:
- a CDS encoding HlyD family secretion protein: MTTEKKKKNIVVPIILGVLLVIGVIFGITEWNYYSKHVDTDDAQIDGDISPVVARVGGYVKDINFEENTHVTEGQVLVKLDDSDYKVKLEQAQSGQKGASAGVGVAQSQIIATQANTSTAKANVAAARVKLNLANKDYERYANLVKDGSITQQAFDQAKASKESAQAAYQAAVDQYNAAVKQVGTTQSQLAVSSNVISQRQSDIDFAKLQLSYTDIKAPATGIVSKKNVQKGQLVQAGQSLFSIVNDGSIYVTANFKETQLEKIKEGSKVEIEVDAYPDQKIEGEVYNFSPITGAKGSLLPPDNATGNFVKVVQRVPVKIKIHPSKEMQAKLRPGMSVKASVSTK; encoded by the coding sequence ATGACAACTGAAAAGAAAAAAAAGAATATAGTAGTACCCATCATTTTAGGTGTTTTACTAGTAATAGGTGTAATCTTCGGGATTACGGAATGGAATTATTATAGCAAACACGTAGATACGGATGATGCTCAGATTGATGGTGATATCAGTCCTGTTGTTGCGCGTGTTGGTGGTTATGTAAAGGATATTAATTTTGAAGAAAATACACACGTAACTGAAGGACAGGTTTTAGTGAAACTTGACGATAGCGATTACAAAGTGAAATTAGAGCAGGCACAATCTGGCCAAAAAGGGGCGAGTGCAGGTGTAGGAGTGGCGCAATCGCAAATTATTGCAACTCAGGCAAATACCAGTACTGCAAAAGCGAACGTAGCTGCGGCAAGGGTTAAATTAAACCTGGCCAATAAGGATTACGAACGTTATGCAAACCTTGTAAAAGACGGATCGATTACCCAACAAGCTTTCGATCAGGCTAAAGCTTCAAAAGAATCTGCGCAGGCAGCTTACCAGGCAGCAGTGGATCAATACAATGCTGCAGTTAAACAGGTTGGTACTACACAATCACAATTGGCTGTAAGCAGCAATGTAATCAGCCAGCGTCAGAGTGATATCGATTTTGCTAAACTTCAATTATCATATACTGATATTAAGGCACCAGCAACAGGTATTGTTTCTAAAAAGAATGTTCAAAAAGGACAATTGGTTCAGGCAGGTCAGTCTTTATTCTCTATTGTTAACGACGGAAGTATTTATGTAACGGCTAACTTTAAAGAAACCCAACTGGAGAAAATCAAAGAAGGTTCTAAAGTAGAGATCGAAGTGGATGCTTATCCTGATCAAAAAATTGAAGGCGAAGTATATAACTTTTCACCTATTACCGGTGCAAAAGGATCTTTATTGCCTCCTGATAATGCTACTGGTAACTTCGTTAAGGTTGTGCAACGTGTTCCGGTAAAAATCAAAATCCATCCATCAAAAGAAATGCAAGCTAAGTTACGCCCTGGAATGAGCGTTAAAGCTTCAGTATCTACTAAATAA
- a CDS encoding TolC family protein — MIPKSIRLMLVASLIPAALFAQSSKELNINQAIELGIANSKNLKLSQNKIDQAVAKLEVVKDNALPTGNASFIYNHAEIPTTTFTLPGSESSLRLPKRADAFVGTAAVQELVYGGGKLKYAKESTKLLAEVARLDADKSKEEITYAVINTYYSLYKVLQSRKVVDQNLESIAAQIKQAQRFFEQGIVTKNDVLRFQLQQANVTLTQMDIESNRKVINYNLDILLGLPEDTEVKIVDPTLGLKTPGSLNEYIGQAFANRQELKQLDIQNKVADFNIKTIKANTLPTVGVGANLYYINPSGNFIPPANQYLMPITLGATVSWNFGNLWTNKNKVSQAKIEQSEINIQKDILSDQVKTDINKNFQNYQVAMNKIQVLETSIAQATENDKLLASKYKNNVASVTDRIDAETLLYQAKINLEIAKADAGLAYYTLLKSTGKITQ; from the coding sequence ATGATACCCAAATCGATTAGATTAATGCTTGTGGCATCATTAATTCCGGCAGCGTTGTTTGCACAGAGCAGCAAGGAATTAAATATTAACCAGGCAATAGAACTTGGCATAGCCAATAGTAAAAACTTAAAACTTTCTCAGAACAAAATTGATCAGGCTGTTGCAAAGTTGGAGGTCGTTAAAGACAATGCTTTACCAACCGGAAATGCAAGTTTTATATACAACCACGCTGAAATCCCTACCACTACTTTTACTTTACCAGGTAGCGAATCTTCTCTTCGCCTGCCTAAAAGAGCCGATGCTTTTGTCGGAACTGCTGCAGTACAGGAACTCGTTTACGGGGGTGGTAAATTGAAATATGCAAAAGAATCGACCAAATTATTGGCAGAGGTTGCACGTTTGGATGCCGATAAGAGTAAGGAAGAGATCACTTACGCAGTTATCAATACCTACTATTCTTTATATAAGGTTTTACAGAGTAGAAAAGTGGTTGATCAGAATTTAGAATCGATCGCTGCTCAGATTAAACAGGCACAACGTTTCTTCGAACAGGGCATTGTAACCAAAAACGATGTACTGCGTTTTCAATTGCAACAGGCAAACGTGACGCTAACCCAAATGGACATCGAGAGCAACCGCAAAGTAATCAACTATAACTTAGATATTCTTTTAGGTTTACCAGAAGATACCGAAGTTAAAATTGTTGACCCAACCTTAGGCTTAAAAACACCGGGTTCGTTAAATGAATACATCGGTCAGGCTTTCGCTAACCGTCAGGAATTAAAACAACTTGATATTCAAAACAAAGTGGCCGATTTTAACATCAAAACCATTAAGGCAAATACTTTACCTACCGTTGGAGTTGGCGCAAACCTTTACTACATTAACCCAAGCGGTAACTTTATTCCGCCGGCAAACCAATATTTAATGCCTATTACTTTAGGGGCAACGGTTTCCTGGAATTTCGGAAACCTTTGGACCAATAAAAACAAAGTAAGCCAGGCAAAAATTGAACAAAGCGAAATTAATATTCAGAAGGATATTTTATCTGATCAGGTAAAAACCGACATCAACAAAAACTTTCAAAATTACCAGGTGGCCATGAACAAAATCCAGGTTTTGGAAACGTCAATTGCACAGGCTACCGAAAACGATAAACTATTGGCATCGAAATATAAAAACAATGTGGCCTCGGTTACCGACCGCATTGATGCTGAAACCTTATTATATCAGGCAAAAATAAACTTAGAGATAGCTAAGGCAGATGCAGGTTTGGCTTACTATACCTTATTAAAATCAACAGGAAAAATAACGCAATAA
- a CDS encoding TetR/AcrR family transcriptional regulator encodes MKTEKVDKRQAILEAAEKLFCETGYEGTSTRQIAKESGANMAMINYYFGSKEGVFVEIMNERIAGFTSQLKIINEDKISALEKLHRVIEGYVNRILNNTAFHKMMHRELSLTQRPEMYDKIKDAMSHNMQIIDRIITDGIEDGSFNKVDVRMVIATIMGTITNIVISPHKVMSCSNFDLNNPKDKKIIKDRAVAHLKDLTTVYLTTKR; translated from the coding sequence ATGAAAACAGAAAAAGTAGATAAAAGACAGGCCATTCTTGAGGCAGCTGAAAAGCTGTTTTGCGAGACGGGGTACGAAGGTACTTCAACCCGCCAGATTGCTAAGGAATCTGGAGCGAACATGGCGATGATAAATTATTATTTCGGTTCTAAAGAAGGGGTTTTTGTGGAGATTATGAACGAGCGTATTGCTGGTTTTACTTCTCAGTTAAAAATCATCAATGAAGATAAGATTTCGGCATTAGAAAAATTGCACAGGGTTATAGAGGGCTATGTAAATAGGATATTGAATAATACCGCATTTCATAAAATGATGCACAGAGAATTGTCTTTAACCCAAAGGCCAGAAATGTACGATAAGATTAAAGATGCCATGAGCCACAACATGCAGATTATCGATCGGATTATCACAGATGGGATTGAAGATGGCAGCTTTAACAAGGTAGATGTACGGATGGTAATCGCTACCATTATGGGCACTATAACCAATATTGTTATTTCCCCCCATAAGGTAATGTCATGTTCAAACTTCGACCTGAACAACCCGAAAGACAAAAAAATTATTAAAGACAGGGCGGTTGCCCACTTAAAAGATCTAACAACAGTTTATTTAACAACAAAAAGATGA